A window of Candidatus Obscuribacterales bacterium genomic DNA:
ACATAAGTGTCATCCGAACCGGACAGCATTTCTGAGAATTTGGGCAAAATACAAGCAATTGTATCTTGCCTTTCAATTTCTTCAATGATACTAATCAAGTAGAAATCAGGAATCGTGTTCTCTTTCCACACTTGAGCAAGTGCCAAAAGAGCTTTCTCGGAAGCAATTTTCCCTAAAGCTGCTGCTGCTTGATAAGCAACACCAGAATGATCGTCCTTAAGAGAATTTATTAATCTATCGACCGCCTTTTCAGACTTCATTCTCCCAAGCGACTCCGCTGCTATCTGCCGTACAGACTCGTCTTCATCCTTTAGCATTTTAACTAAGTCAGGAAC
This region includes:
- a CDS encoding HEAT repeat domain-containing protein gives rise to the protein VPDLVKMLKDEDESVRQIAAESLGRMKSEKAVDRLINSLKDDHSGVAYQAAAALGKIASEKALLALAQVWKENTIPDFYLISIIEEIERQDTIACILPKFSEMLSGSDDTYVLQAIASIQNRCKFYNYEIWQAHLAAQQGDNSASQSGSSPSTINQFPNAIEVKIFENVQNYHESPPKDPPP